Within Myotis daubentonii chromosome 13, mMyoDau2.1, whole genome shotgun sequence, the genomic segment CTGCAGCTGCCTTCACTCTGCTCTGGCTCCCCTGTGGCAAGCCACACCCACCCCACGTCTTAAAACATAGCAAGTCCTTTGTTCCtctgggccagtggtcggcaaactcattagtcagcagagccaaatatcaacagcacaacaattgaaatttcttctgagagccaaattttttaaacttaaactatataggcaggtacattgttattaacttaattagggtactcctaaggcttaggaagagccacactcaaggggccaaagagccgcatgtggctcgtgagccgcagtttgccgaccacgggctaggccagcccatttgaaatgaataaaactattgaaaaaaaagaccgtacccttttatgtaatgatgtttactttgaatttatattagttcacacaaacactccatccatgcttttgttccggcctccggtccagtttaagaacccattgtggccctcgagtcaaaaagtttgccgacCCCTCGGCTAGGCAAACGCTTGTTTGATTATCTAGTTTGATAGAAAATGCCAGAAAAGATGAAGGAAGAAATTGCAGTCACTCACAATACCAGGCCGTGCTCTTCCTGGCCTTCCTCCAGCGAGGAGAGCCCTGGCCTTTCTGGCCAGGGAAGGGGCCAGAGCACCGCTCCTCAGGACCAGAAGGCAGCACCTTGGGGGAGAGCCGCGGCTCCCTGTCCCCTCGGCTGCCTGGATGTGGAGAAGAGAGTCAGGAGAGGCTGCCATCTGCGGAGCCTGAGAGGCCAAGAGGCGGCGGGAGCACAGGCGGCAGGGGCACAGGCGGCaggggcacaggcagcaggggcACACGCGACAGGGGCACAGGCGGCAGGGGCACAGGGGGCAGAGGTgcaggtggcaggggcacaggtACAGGGGCATAGGCGGCAGGGGCACATGCGGCAGGggcacagggggcaggggcacaggcgGCAGGGGCACAGGCGACAGGGGCACAGGCGGCAGGGGCACAGGCGACAGGGGCACAAGTGGCAGAAGCACAAGCGGGAGAGGTACAGGGGGCATAGGCGACAGGGGCACAGGTGACAGGGATacagggggcaggggcacagagggcaCAGGCGACAGGGGCACAGGCGACAGGGGTATAGGTTGCAGGGGTACAGGCGGCAGGGGCACAGGCGACAGGGGTACAGGTGGCAGGGGTGCAGGTGACAGGGGCGCAGGCGACAGGggcacagggggcaggggcacaggggcACAGGTACAGGGGCacaggtggcaggggcacaggcgACGGGTACAGGCAGCAGGGGCACAGGCAACAGGTGCACAGGCAGCAGAGGTACAGGGGGCACAGGCGGCAGGTGTACAGGCGGCAGGGGCACAGATGGCAGGGGCACAGGCGGCAGGGGCACAGGCGGCAGGGGCACAGGCGACAGGGGCACAGGTGGCAGGGATacagggggcaggggcacaggcgACAGGGGCACAGGGGCacaggtggcaggggcacaggccACGGGTACAGGCAGCAGGGGCACAGGCAACAGGTGCACAGGCAGCAGAGGTACAGGGGGCACAGGCGGCAGGTGTACAGGCGGCAGGGGCacaggtggcaggggcacaggggcacaggtggcaggggcacaggccACGGGTACAGGCAGCAGGGGCACAGGCAACAGGTGCACAGGCAGCAGAGGTACAGGGGGCACAGGCGGCAGGTGTACAGGCGGCAGGGGCacaggtggcaggggcacaggcgACAGGGACacaggtggcaggggcacaggcgACAGGGGTacagggggcaggggcacaggcgGCAGGGGTacagggggcaggggcacaggcgGCAGGGGCACAAGCGGGAGGGGTACAGGGGGCACAggtggcagggcacaggcagcaggggtACAAGTGGCAGAAGCACAAGCGGGAGGGGTACAGGGGGCACAGGCGGCAGGGACACAGGCAGCAGGGGTACAAGCAGCA encodes:
- the LOC132214621 gene encoding uncharacterized protein LOC132214621, which produces MAHLRVKTPVSPAQSSERSRRPQPGLFPGPPDGGSVAPRLPSGAQRPRLGSGGGGGGLRPPPVPLPPVPLYLCPLCPCPLYPCRLYPCRLCPCHLCPCRLRLYPCRLCPCTCAPAPCIPAACAPAPCAPAPCIPAACAPAPCTPATCTPATCAPATCAPATCAPCTPAACATAACTPAACVPAACAPCTPPACASATCTPAACALPPVPPVPLPLVPLPPVPLPPVPLPPVPLPPVPLSPVPLPPVSLSPVPLPPVPLPPVHLPPVPPVPLLPVHLLPVPLLPVPVACAPATCAPVPLPPVPLPPVHLPPVPPVPLLPVHLLPVPLLPVPVACAPATCAPVPLSPVPLPPVSLPPVPLPPVPLPPVPLPPVPPVPLLPVPLLLVPLLPVSLPPVPPVPLPLVLLPLVPLLPVPCHLCPLYPSRLCPCRLCPCPLYPCRLCPCPLYPCRLCPCHLCPCRLCPCHLCPCRLYTCRLCPLYLCCLCTCCLCPCCLYPWPVPLPPVPLCPCHLCPCRLYTCRLCPLYLCCLCTCCLCPCCLYPWPVPLPPVPLCPCRLCPCPLYPCHLCPCRLCPCRLCPCRLCPCHLCPCRLYTCRLCPLYLCCLCTCCLCPCCLYPSPVPLPPVPLYLCPCAPAPCAPVACAPVTCTPATCTPVACAPAACTPATYTPVACAPVACALCAPAPCIPVTCAPVAYAPCTSPACASATCAPVACAPAACAPVACAPAACAPAPCAPAACAPAAYAPVPVPLPPAPLPPVPLPPVPLSRVPLLPVPLPPVPLPPVLPPPLGLSGSADGSLS